One window of the Oxyura jamaicensis isolate SHBP4307 breed ruddy duck unplaced genomic scaffold, BPBGC_Ojam_1.0 oxyUn_random_OJ72972, whole genome shotgun sequence genome contains the following:
- the DCST1 gene encoding E3 ubiquitin-protein ligase DCST1: MNLTEARKVQLTCGLTGVTALGWATSPHVRCASLLVAPKFLGKEGRVFVLSFVLAAIYNGPVANVWHNLDEVIHAVGCVTELQVNHSRHLWRVSTVPLRMVMEDMVKSGQRLNTETQNISRAFVGLNEEVASKEGYDLKQGERTDSQATLSTQKLYEMKTKLRCTYVVDQAMQRCRDWFDTKHKACKALIVVPLISHLLCLPMKFKFLCHIVKVMHSWCWDRIPVEGNFGQMYDMLNTSVNNLSQHFSAKVVFQEEHQEMLVGINVSGEQIVEEVTSQIQQHSTRLGRAVSFFRLLLSFTFLLVFISAFSYTKKYCQDICFDNFYITTYFRQIDARRKKQNKRTLLPLRRAEIPAVIFPCRLAMQPRELQSVVLELLECIPPLLLLLLAWGLDHTLYTMLSVIHQHSFVQYSFRSSHHLAVHVTGTSLMARLLRSTIGSLNSSSDTELETSNFACLPQPRGMTLQQYVDSCLPLAVLVLLCLLQVYMYRLRRAIAAFYFPKREKSRVLYLYNKLLRQRQCFVRLQRKRIARRARRYPALVSGDGDVGWHLTRELAPPDYVGMCSPGCSPLPSSIVFAPWGGRSSPRGCCSPTCPRPCCRGRPCWSGAAGAGRDCAAGCAGRARCAGSPSPPRTTRPVPRLPAAPRTAGPAGGMWAVCALPAPLGTTASLRTAARSKRGTRPEGARHPAIKAVSPPPRQV; the protein is encoded by the exons ATGAACCTCACGGAGGCGCGCAAGGTGCAGCTGACGTGTGGGCTGACAG GGGTCACTGCGCTGGGATGGGCCACGTCCCCACACGTCCGCTGTGCCAGCCTGCTGGTGGCCCCCAAGTTCCTGGGCAAGGAGGGTCGGGTCTTCGTCCTCTCCTTCGTCCTTGCTGCTATCTACAATG GGCCCGTGGCCAATGTGTGGCACAACCTGGACGAGGTGATCCACGCGGTGGGCTGCGTGACGGAGCTGCAGGTCAACCACAGCCGCCACCTCTGGCGGGTGTCCACGGTCCCGCTGCGCATGGTGATGGAGGACATGGTG AAGAGTGGGCAGAGGCTGAACACCGAGACGCAGAACATCTCGCGCGCCTTCGTGGGGCTCAACGAGGAGGTGGCCAGCAAGGAGGGGTACGACCTGAAGCAGGGCGAGCGCACGGACTCCCAGGCCACGCTCAGCACCCAGAAGCTGTACGAAATGAAAACCAAGCTGCGCTGCACGT ATGTGGTGGACCAGGCCATGCAGCGGTGCCGGGACTGGTTCGACACGAAGCACAAGGCTTGCAAGGCGCTTATTGTCGTGCCCCTCATCAGCCACCTCCTCTGCTTGCCCATGAAGTTCAAGTTCCTCTGCCACATCGTCAAGG TCATGCACAGCTGGTGCTGGGACAGGATCCCTGTCGAGGGCAACTTTGGGCAGATGTACGACATGCTGAACACCTCCGTCAACAACCTCAGCCAGCACTTCAGCGCCAAAGTGGTCTTCCAG GAGGAGCACCAAGAGATGCTGGTGGGCATCAACGTGTCCGGGGAGCAGATCGTGGAGGAGGTGACCTCGCAgatccagcagcacagcacccgcCTGGGCCGGGCCGTCTCCTTCTTCcgcctgctgctctccttcacCTTCCTCCTCGTCTTCATCTC ggCGTTCTCCTACACCAAGAAGTACTGCCAGGACATCTGCTTCGACAACTTCTACATCACCACCTACTTCCGCCAGATCGACGCACGTCGCAAAAAGCAG AACAAGCGGACGCTGCTGCCGCTGCGCCGGGCAGAGATCCCTGCCGTGATATTTCCATGCCGCTTGGCCATGCAGCCCCGCGAGCTGCAGAGTgtg gtgctggagctgctggagtgCATCCcgcccctgctcctgctgctcctcgccTGGGGCCTGGACCACACGCTCTACACCATGCTGAGCGTCATCCACCAGCACTCCTTCGTGCAGTACTCCTTCCGCA gcagccacCACTTGGCTGTGCACGTGACGGGCACGTCCCTGATGGCTCGGCTCCTGCGGAGCACCATCGGGTCCCTGAACTCCTCCTCTGACACAGAGCTGGAGACGTCCAACTTCG cctgcctgccgcagccccggggcatGACGCTGCAGCAGTACGTGGACAGCTGCCTGCCCCTGgccgtgctggtgctgctctgcctgctccaggtCTACATGTACCGCCTGCGCCGCGCCATCGCCGCCTTCTACTTCCCCAAG CGGGAGAAGAGCCGTGTGCTCTACCTCTACAACAAGCTGCTCCGGCAGCGGCAGTGCTTCGTCCGCCTGCAGAGGAAGCGCATCGCCCGGCGGGCACGCCGCTACCCAGCCCTGGtgagcggggacggggacgtggGTTGGCACCTCACCAGGGAGCTGGCCCCCCCCGACTATGTCGGGATGTGCAGCCCAGGGTGTTCCCCGCTCCCCAGCTCCATCGTATTTGCCCCATGGGGTGGCCGGTCCTCCCCACGGGGCTGCTGTAGCCCCACGTGTCCCcgtccctgctgcaggggacGTCCCTGCTGGAGTGGTGCTGCCGGCGCTGGCCGCGACTGCGCCGCTGGGTGCGCCGGCCGTGCACGGTGTGCGGGGAGCCCGAGTCCCCCCAGGACCACCAGGCCTGTCCCTCGCCTGCCTGCGGCACCACGTACTGCGGGCCCTGCTGGAGGGATGTGGGCCGTGtg